The window tcctctggggctgccccagccagggagttctggttgtggaagcagctccagagtgtgacacacctagatccagcaacagggcagaggGTGGTGCAcctggttctgggagtgcctggtgcccagtgattttggcacagagagcccaaggctccagcagtctctggccaggagaagggctctgtgcagaggcagggaggactctggagggcacacggctaccagagtcccttgccagatgagtgggccggtgtggaggcagggagggtgcaggagggaggacacagggttgcgcagctcccacagttcctggtcagggtgtgcggagGCCCAGTGAGCGTGGGTCATGGGTCAGGGGtcgcggcacagctcttactgaggtccaAGCAGGCGCCAATCGTGgttgcggcgcagctcttatgaaAGTCccaaattttctcctttctgtgatatgttttggtgtttttggacttggcactcagttgaactgccttgggaagagcttgagcaggagtgcacagaactttgggcgttgtctagggccccagactgagctgctgagccgggtGGAGATAATAATGTTaggctgtgggcctcagggagccacTGCGccaaaaagacttttaaaaagctagttaaagtggcgcctgtggctcaaaggagtagggtgtcagccctgTATActcaaggtggcgggttcaaacctggccctggccaaaaactgcaaataaataaataaaagtaaaagctagttaaaaaatgaataacaacaacaaacaaataaataaaatggcagaaAACAAAGCATTTCATTGTTATGCCATTAACAGTAACTCAGTTAAATACCTCTACTTAAAGATAAAGACCCTAATGCTGGAGATGCACACACATACTCttgtgcacactcacacacacacacaagtctaACTGCACACCAGTGAAAACATACTTCAAATACAAAAGATTAACATTTAAGGTCTGGCAAAGATAGGCCAGGCAAATGCTGACAAAAGGAAAGCAGAGTAGGATATATTTACATCAGAAAAAGCAGAATCCAAGGTAAGAGGCTGTAAACAAGACagcatattattttttcaaataaaagatgCAATGTACCAAGATATAAAATGGAAAGTTCTTTAACCAAGCCTCACACTTAGTGGGCAGTTTATCAAAACATCTTTCTCAGTAtcaaattgaaagagaaaagagaaggtttGAATATGAAATTGAAGATGCTTTACGTGTAGTCCcagaatgtgttttcttttcaaatactcGTGGAATGATGACAAAAATTGACCACATACCAGGCCACAGAAAACTAAAAAAGTAGAGATCTAATCAAAAAGTAAAATCATACGCGACACATTGCAgattataatgtaataatatctagaaattaacaacaaaaagataacacTTCTACCCCATTTAGTCATTTATAAGTTTTTCGATATTCCTCTGCATAGCTTAAGTTAAATAGTAAAAATTGAGATTACAAACTGTCTGAAATTATTAACAATGAGAATGAATATTTCATACCAAAACCTAGATATTAAGACTGAAGATGTCCTCAGCAGAGTAGTCACAGTCACAAATTCTTGCACATGAAGTCGATAACTCATTCTTTCATCACACAGATGTTCTCTGAGAGCCCGTCATAGGACAGCCCTCCTCTAGGTGCTAGGGATCAAGAGTAGCCAAAAGAGAGTTTCTCTCTGCAGAGCTGACATCCAAGTGGATAATTGTAAGAACACCTGTGGGGGAAATTTCCTGAATTTTCAATTCAAGAAGCTAGAGAGGTGCATTAAAATATgctagaaaagcaagaaagagaaatgaagaaaacacataaattaatgacttaggaagaaaaatagagcAGAATCCAACAGACTCTCCTGAATCTAAGTAAAAAGAGGAAACACAAATATGTATCATTAAAAGTGGCAAAGAGCGGCGGCGCGTGAGGTGGTCCCTTGGATCTGTGTCTTGCTTCAACAGTGTTTGGACGGAACAGACCCGGGGACTCCCTTTTTTCCAGCCTTCGGCAATTTTCCAgtctcattcctttcttttccacTTGCAATCTCTGGGACCTTCTTCACTGCCATCTCCTGCCTCTGGAGCCAGCTAACACCGTTTTTTTGTGGTTAGTTCCTTTTTACCGATCAACCATGAGCTCCCAGATTCGTCAGAATTATTCCACCGATGTGGAGGCTGCCGTCAACCGCCTGGTCAACTTGCATCTGCGGGCCTCCTACACCTACCTCTCTCTGGGCTACTATTTTGACCACGACGATGTGGCTCTCAAAGGCGTGGGCCACTTCTTCCGCGAGTTGGCGGAGGAGAAGCGCGAGGGCTCTGAGCGTCTCTTGAAGATGCAAAACCAGCGTGGCGGCCGCGCTCTCTTCCTGGACGTGCAGAAGCCATCTCAAGATGAATGGGGTACAACCCTGGACGCAATGGAAGCCGCCTTAGCCCTGGAGAAGAGCCTGAACCAGGCTCTTTTGGATCTTCATGCCCTGGGTTCTGTCCGCACAGACCCTCATCTCTGTGACTTCCTGGACAGTCACTTCCTAGATGAGGAAGTGAAACTCCTCAAGAAGATGGGCGACCACCTGACCAACCTCCACAGGCTGGCTGGCCCCCAGGCTGGGTTGGGCGAGTATCTCTTCGAAAGGCTCACTCTCAAGCACGACTAAGAGCCTGTGGAGACCAGTGACCTCTGAGGAGCCCTTTTCAAACCATCAGGGCTTCTGCCAGAGCCGCCTCCTCCAGCCACAAGGCAGCTTTTTAAACACCTTACAGGCTTTTCCCAAGCCTTGGACCAAATGGAAATAAAGCTTTGtgcacctaaaaaaaaaaaaaaagtggcaaagaGCGTGATATAACTGCAGACACAGAGATTATAtacattataagaaaataatatgtataacACAATGTCAAAAATTTGAACACCTATGTAAAATTGATATTAtggataaaatggaaatatttctagAAACATGTAAATTACCAAATTGGCTTGCCTAATAACCATGGAAGAAATTGAAAAGATTGCTCAGGATCTGCCCACCAAAACTCATAAATGCCTAAATGATTTAAAAGCAAAAgttgggcttggcacccgtagcacagaggttaaggcaccagccacatacacccaggctggcgggttcgaacccggcccaggccagctaaacaatgacaactgcaaccaacaaatagctgggtattgtggccagcacctatagtaccagctacttgggaggctgaggcaagagaatcgcttaagcccaagagtttgaggttactgtgagctatgatgtcacagcactctaccaagagcaacatagtaagactctgtctcaaaaaaaaaaaagcaaaagttgatcacatctgtaatcctagcactttgggaggcagaggcgggtgggtaccctgaactcaggagttggaaaccagcctgagcaagaggaagaccctgtctctactaaaaatagaaaaaccagctggtgCTGTGGTGGCCaccttgtcccagctacttgggaggctgagacaagaggatcacttgagcccaaaagtttgcagttactgtaagctatgatgccagggcaacagagtgagtctgtctcaaaaaaaagcaaaatttgacAAACTTTCAAGGCACCTATAATTTTATTAAGTTACATAGAACATAGTGATGGAAAGAAACTTCTGCAAGGCTAGCACACAAAACAAACATTGGAATTATGATTATGAACAGAAAGGCCAGAGCACAAACTGCCCTGAAAGAGAAGTTGTCGGCAGCTGGAAGCACTGTGTATGTTTACGTGGGTGGCCTGTCACCCAAACGTAGCTGTGGGGACATCTCACACACAGTGGCACTACCCTCCTCTCACTCCTCACTACAGTCCACACCTGTGGCTTCCCGGCATGTTCCCTATGGCCACTtaacagggaaaaaaatagaactgagCTGTTTACACACAACTGGTCCACTAATAGTGGACAGCAACAGTGTAACTGCCCCACTCAGGGGTAGCCCCAAAAGACAGTGGGGAAGGGACATCCTCTCAGGAGCAGAATTTAGAGTGTTCCACCTGGTTGAACACTTTCAGGAGGCAGGGTGGCCTGAGTTGTAGAGCTACGCCTGTTCAAGGACAGTAGTGAATTGTTTGGTTGGACAATTGGGAGCTCCAGAACAAGGCTGGATATGGGTGACAGGTGGTCTGTGGAAGGGAATGTGGATGGATTACTCAGAAGTGACCCAGAGGTGATGAGTGCTTGTGTATACGTGGGTGCTCTCGGAAGTCCTCACTGCGGAGAACATTCTCAATAGTCAAATGAACAAGATGACCACCCAGTGGATCGTCTGTGAGCCTCTTTCCCAAGTCAGCCCTTGCCCATTTGGAAATAAAGTAGTTTTGGAAGCAGGAACAGAGGCCATTCTGTGAAGCCCAAGTAAGGACTTAACAACCTCTCCAAAGGTGGGCCAGGCAATGCCACCGCCAAGGTTCTAATTTCCAGCGGCAGAGACCACACTGCAGTGAGGAGGAGTAGGCAGCTCTCTGATGCCGAGTTAGTTACACTGGGCTCCTTCTGTCATGGAGAGGCACTGATTTGTCCTCACTGGAATAATTACGTATACTGGAGTTGAATATGCATTCCCTGTCCGCCATGCTTCCATCAGTGGACTGAATAAGTGTCCTCCACACCATCACAGCAGACAACGCACACAACACTGTTTCTGCCCAGGAAACCAGCTTTGTATTCAAAGAAGTGGAGTGCAGGCTGGTGGTTGTCAGCTGCACTGGGCCCGATCGTACACACAGGAGCAGCTGGCCCCATAGAAGAGAGGAGTGCCCCATTGAAGGGTCAGTTACAGCACCCTGGCAGAAACATACCCTGTCCTCCAGCGTGTGCTATCTGAGCTCAACCAACAATCCAATTGCAGCGATCTATTTACAGCAGTCATGGCACTAAGGCGTGGTGGGTGTGGGAATGGTCCCCTTCACTATTAGACCAAATAACTCCCTTTCAAAAAATTTGCttcttggcacccgtagcacagtggttatggcaccagccacatataccgaagttggctggttcgaacctggctcaggccagctaaccaacaatgacaactgcaacaaaaaatagccaggcattgtggtgggcgtctacaatagctatggaggctgaggcaagagaatcacttaagcccaagagtttgaggttgctgtgagctatgatgccacggcactctacccagggtgacagtgagactctgtcccccttcCCCCGAAAAATTTTGCTTCTTGTTCCCACAACTCTACATCTGCTGGTTTGGAGGTCTTGCTATTCAACGGAGTAAAGCTTCAATCTAGAGATACCCAATGGTTCCACCAAAGAGGACGTTAATGCTGAACACCAGCCATACGGGCTCCCTGTGCCCCTAGATGAACAGGCCGAAAGGGAGGTCGTGGCGTTGGCTGGAGTGCTTGCCTTCAGACCTGTGCTGTCTGGTGCTCTAGCTGCAACCGCATGTGGCTATTATAGTTAGTTTGAACTAAGCAAAATTAGAAGTTCAATTCTTCAGTCACacaagccacatttcaagtggtCAGTTTCTACGTGCGTTCACTGCCACCATATTCAGCAGAACCACTCTGGAGTACAGCCATCACCGCTGGAGGTTCTGTTGGATGGTGCTGAGACCAGAGAAGGTCATGGGGAGGTCCTTACAACGGGGGCATGAGGGAACACAGATGACCTCGGAAGCGTCTGCCCTGCCAGCTCAGTGGCTAACATGGAAGGAAAATACAACAGACTTCTTTAGGCAAGGGCAGCAGGGCTCAGACGCCTCAGGAATAATGGTCTGGGCTGCCCGACTGGTAAAGAACCCCAGCCAGCTGAGGTGTGGGCTGAAGGGAAAGTAAGTGTGGAATGAACAGTAGAAGAGGGAGGTCACTCATCCTAGCCAAGGCGTAGGCCCTGTATTTTCTAGCCTGTCCAGTATACCCTCCATAGCtggccacctccccacactgaccatctccttaagctgacctaatttgcCCAGACCggatatgcaccacatgtgcgTGTCAGTACAGTCAGCCTGGTTCCTCatgtgaccacctccatatgtggaccagttggttacagtcccttAAGTAGAaccttacagagattctactgtatattttcCTTGCTACACCACATGTGTgcttatatattttaatgaatttctattttttccctttaatccCTATCGTACATATTGTTTGCAGAATATTGAGACAGGACTGGGACAGAATTAGAGAAGGAATGGACCTCACCCAGAAATATTGGACTTGAAATTGCATATATATACAGTAACTGAGAAAAGAAGTGATGATATTTTTCAGTCTGTTAGGCCGCAGCTTTGTGGGTAGAGGGTGCTGGCTCTAAAAGCATGGaaggaagggcggtgcctgtggctcagtgagtagggcgccggccccatatgccgagggtggtgggttcaaacccagccctggccaaactgcaacaaaaaaatagccgggcgttgtggcgggcgcctgtagtcccagctgctcgggaggctgaggcaagagaatcgcgtaagcccaagagttaagaggttgctgtgagccgtgtgacgccacggcactctacccaagggcggtacagtgagactctgtctctacaaaaaaaaaaaaaaaaagcatggaagGAAGGCTGAACCTTCCTGCCAACAAGGTAGAACCTTATTGGTTATTTTGGCTGCCCAGAGTTTGGTTCTCCCAGCCGCCTTCCAGTGTTGGCTTAAGTAGAATTAATTGGCTTCTGTTGTTTGCAAACAAAATCTCTGACTGGGTTTGAAGTGTAGTATTGGCAAAGAAGAGAGCACATGGGTACTTGGAGATGACAGGTTTATCTTCGTAAAgaatcaacaggaaaaaaatagaaaacattaaagaaTTTACTGTGAGGCAAAGACATGACAAATGTTTAAGGtgatagatatgctaattaccttgATTGATCATTATGCGATGTGTAcaaatatcaaaacatcacatcagaccccataaatatgtacaatcgTATGTgtccattttaaaaagttaagaatttACCAAGGTAGCCAGATTGCTTTCTTATTTATTAGCTTTATTCTGAAGGaaagcttaattttaaaaatccattttcaatgtaaaataaaaccagagtgtaatcccagcacttggaaggctgaaggagatcacttgaggccaggaattggaaaccagcctgggcaacatagcaagactctgattctacaaaaaaaaattaaaaaaaaagtcagttgtgctagtgcatgcctgtagtcccagccactcaggagctTAGGAGGCTCGGGCAGGAattactcaagcccaggagtttgaggctgcagtgagctattacagcagagcaagaccctgtctcaaaaaaaaaaaaaaaaaaaaaaaccaccataaacaaacaaaaaacaaaaagcaaaagagagattGAGATAATTCACTGCTTCTCCTGGTGTGGCTAAccaatttcttatttattagtgatagttttttttgtttggttggttttttgtttttgtagtttttggctggggatgggtttaaaccccccacctctggcatatggggctggcaccctactcctttgagccacaggcaccgcctatcagagatagtttttaaaaaagtttctttcaGCTTCATAAATTTGGGGGATTGCTGTCAAATCTTTAtcaaattgattttataaatgaGCTACCGCTTTTCAGGGTGTTTCACATTTTCTTGTGTTAAGGACCAATCTTAAATACTCTGAATTGATGGTGCTCATTAACCAGAGCAATTCAGATGCATTCTTAAATTGCTACTACATTGCTTTGAGCTACATAATTGTGTAATAAAATTACTCTTACGTTACACTGTACTTATTGATGAGTATGTGTGGGAGTTTTGTCACTGGAATACTTGTCTCTCCAGGCTATCTTGCTGTGTTGGTGCAATTTCGTGTGCCATTTCATCCGGAACTGCCATACCTCATCAGGACAAGATGCATCGGTTATACCAACATGTGATTTCATATATTGGGATGCATAAAATATCCAACTTCACTCGCAGAAGTACTCACGGTTTGTAGGACCGCTGTAACACTTGAGCCTATAAACGTTGAAATTCCGGTAAATTTTATTTTGCGTGAATTCTATttaagagaaacaaaatgtgTGATGCATTTATAATGGTATGTGCTGCATTACCGCATATACTCTTGAAAGGAGAGACCTTCCATTTTGACTGGGTATCCCTGCGAAATAAGCCTTATGTGCTGCTGATGAGAGAATTTTCCACAGACTAGCTTCTGGCTTTGTGTATTTTGATCCTTGTTTCTCTTTCACACATTGCCAGTGCTGGGAGTGATGCATCCATATTTCAGTATGGCCTCTGGGCCTGCACCATCATGTCACGACGGGTGAGTTGGCATGGTGGGTACTGGTGGGTAGGAGTATTGGTCCTGGAAGCCATTGCTAGAGCTGCTGGTGTTTTAACTACACACAGAAGTGACCATGAACCATGTAAACACATCCCACTATGCCAACTTAGTGCTCTAACTACACACAGAAGTGACCATGAACCACGTAAACACATCCCACTATGCCAACTTAGTGCTCTAACTACACACAGAAGTGACCATGAACCACGTAAACACATCCCACTATGCCAACTTAGTGTGTctttgcctcaacttcccatcAGCCAGATCCCAAAATGCCCAGGGCCATCCGACACCATCCAACGTGAGTGCAAGTATGACAGAAAAGTTGGAGTGGAAGATATAATGATCTTAATCGATGTAGCTGGAACATTTCGCTTCTGTAAAATGGTGCTTATTAACCAGAGCAATTCAGATGCATTTACTTTTTTACAAAAACACGATGACCATGTAAATCCATTGCTAGGACACAGCCCATggctttggctggggctgtgtgaGTGAGTTTACTTAACATCGAAGGCTATCCAAATCCTCCCGTGGCTTAGCTGCCAGGGTGGGGAGCTGGGGAACAGGGCACAGTCCTGTTCATCAGCCCTGGCACTGCGAGGCACACCATAGTTCCACACAGCAACCCTGCGTTCACTCACTCATTTCCTCGCCACACCCCCGTTGGGCAGGCCTTGTGATTCCCACCCCACAGAGGGAAAGTGGAGGCCCAAGAGGAAGGACCCTAGACTAGGGTCACAGGGTTGGCAAGTGACAGAGCCCAGCTCTCTGGTATCCCAGTCCGGGGCTCAATTCCTGAGCTGGCTGAGCCCCATCACGGAGGCACAGGGAAGGAGTTATGACCCATTTACAGAGGTGCTAGCCTTTGTAATCACCTCTCAGCATACCTATACCTGCAGGACAGTTAACAAGGCACTTTTATGCCCACGAGTGTAACTCTCGCAGCAGCCTGCGGGGAATGTTATCCCCATTTTCTGGTAGAGGAAACGGAAGCTCATAGAGGTCACATGGTCTGATTAAGGCGGGAGAAGCGGTACCTGAAACCAGGTTTCTGCACTCCCATTCAATACTTTTTCACTGCATTTTGCTTCTTCCCCCTTTAGAGGCTGAAGGGACCTCGAATCTTCCTTCCACCAATGGGAAACTGAGCCCCAGAGAGAGCCCAGGTCACACAGCGAGCAGTGGCAGATGCCTGACCGATTGTCaagtttctctctctgtctctctcttcttcagGCCCCCAAGATCTCTCAATCTTCTCCCCCAGGCTAGGGGACCCCATTACAGGCTGGACCTTCACCCAGAGTGACCTGTCCAACAATGGGCTGGACCAAACAAGCCTATTATTATCGTGGTGCCCAAACTCCTCTAATTTGAAACTGTCCACTCACAGCCCATGAAGAGGGAGCCACATCTGTAACCACCCCTCCATGGCCACAGCTGAAATTTCCCAATGAaatctgactctttttttttttttttttttgtagagacagagtctcactgtaccgtcctcgggtagagtgccgtggtgtcacacggctcacagcaacctctaactcttgggcttacgcgattctcttgcctcagcctcccgagcagctgggactacaggcgcccaccacaacgcccggctatttttttgttgcagtttggccggggctgggcttgaacccgccacccttggcatatggggccagcgccctactcactgagccacaggtgccgcccgaaatcTGACTCTTTAGCTTATGGTATCTCTATTGCAGAGAGCCCATAATTTCAGTAATTGATTCAAGGGAGCCAATCCAGTCTGAGCAAAATAAATCCAGGAGCCTCTGGCCTAGGGCTGGAGTAGGTGGCAGGTCACAGTGCTGGGCCAAGCGGGACAGATGCCCATGGAACCCTCTGGCAGAGGCTGGACAAGAACTGGGCGGTCCTAGAGGCAGCTACTTCCTGTAAGATTCCCAGTCCTATGAGCCTTTGCAGTCCCTGGGTCCTGTATATGCTACTGTGTCTTTACATTAATACACTGCCCCACTGAGGCCCATGAGAAGGTTTGGTGCCATGCAATTTAGATATTATAGAgttagttcatttttatttttaaggggtGATATCTATATGGTTCACAAATCAAAACATGCACCCATCCCTATTTCCACAAATGCTATTCCTTGGTCCTCAATAAACACTTTTGTTCATTTCTGGTGTCTCTTTTCTGCCATTTCTTGATGCAGATATAAGCAAACACCAATATACAGAATTTTCTTACTCGCCCCTCTCACTCAGAGGCGGCATAGATTTGTGTTGCTTGTGAAGTAAGCATACGGTGTGCCTTGTATTTCTTTCACTTAACAATCCCAGAGATCTTTCCATATCACAAAATGATGCATTTTAAATGCCACTGAAATCGTGACGTCCTGGGCTCTCTGCAATAGAGATGCCATAAGTTAAAAAGTCAGATTTGATTGGGAAATTCCAATATTTCCAAAATTCCTAAAGCCTCTTTTTCTTCTCAACAGCAATGCTTAGAAGTGTGAAGTTAGTCTACTATAAGCCAGATGGTGTAGAGACAGAGCGGGGCTCTCCTGAGGCCGGCAGATGAAAGAGAGACCAGAGTGAGGGTGTGCCAGACAAGGGCAAAAATCAGAGTAGAGGAACTTACTCCCATTGGGGTTAAAATCCGGGAGAAAGAAGAGGTTGTGAGGGAGAAGCCCAAAGCAGCAGACTGTCTCTAGGGGAAGCCTTGAGCCAAGAGGCTCCAGGTCAACTCAGTGGAAGCCAGCTGACCCTGCCAAAGGTGAGCTGGGCCCTAGAGACTCAGGTTTGGAGATGCTCTGACCGCTGTGCTTTGTGGGTGGGGAGAATGGAGGGGGGAGCGCCTTTGACCAGCTGCAGGGGTCAGGAAGCGCCTGACCTAGGACTTGGCTGTGGCAGGGATAAAAGCCCATCATCACTATCTTACCGCAGGCCTTCTGGCCCCTCCTCACTTCCCCTGGCTCTTCTCTGTGAACTTTAGGAAGAGATTTCTCTACTAGCTCTGATGGCTCTGCTGATTTCTCTCTGACCAGCAATTGCTCACCCACTGAGCTGGTGGCTGTGAAAACACGAGAGCTGTCAAAGTGTCCCTTGCACCTCCCCCTCGCTGCCTGTCAGGGTGCTGTTGGGCCCACCTCCAGCCCCTTCTCCCCAGGGTGCCCCCTCACCCTGGCCTTGGTCTGGGCAGCCTTAAGGGCTGTGGGCCTGGAGCAGCCAGCTTCCCTTGCCCTCTGCCCATCCACGGCCACAGTGGAGGCTGGATTGGCTCCCCTCCCGGAGGTCTGGTGGACACACACTTCTCAAGGAGCCATGTCTTGACTCCTAGACCCTGGAATGATCCCTGGCAAATGGTGATGTGTTATCTGCTGCCTCTGTCTCTTTAACCCAATCCTCAGACTTCCTGGGCCCCTGAGCAGTGAACCTCCAcacctctgcccctgccccataCCCAGTGCCCCATGGATTTACACCCACACTGGGTCTCTTGGAATCACACTTCTTCCTCCTCTCAcactctttcttcctcctctcacaCTTCTTTATTCTATTCTTCTGTAAACGGCTTTTGTAATTCTTTTCCTGCTGCAAAACTTAACTCCTCTGAAATGCCTTTCCTTGACTTCAGGCTGGCTCCAGCTTCTCATCCACATTTTACTGCGGTCACCTCCTCTTATAAGGAACTCCAAAGTGTCTTTCTATTCTCTTCCTCCTCCGTGCCTTcgtctgcttgtttgttttagacaTATCGTATAAGTTATGGGGCTGCTAATTAGGGCCAGGACATCTTCCCACAGAGGAATATTTGCTGTGGTGGGTAATTCAGCAGAGATGGTATTGAACGTGTCTGCATATAAACCCTGAAAAGAGTGAGTTCACATACACTGTCCTTCCCATGAGAACAGCAGGAAGTGGGAGCCCCTCCTCCATTCGTTCCTTAAAACAGTAAACACTGCCTGAGGCCTCCTGTCTGTGGGccctaggctgggcacaggggacaCATATAACAACAGGACTTCATCTCTGCCTTCAGGGATTATCCCTAGTCACGAGCAAGGATAATTTGGGACCACCAGTTgggtttttttgctttgttttcatgaAACTTTATCCTTTTTGGTAACTGTGaggctttttgcttttttgttgagacagtctcactttgtcaccctggatagagtgccgtggcttcataacccacagcaacctcaaacacttgggctcaattgatcctcttgcctcagcctcccaagtagccagactataggtgcccaccacaacgcccagctatgtttagagacagggtctcatgcttgctcaggctggtctcaaactcatgaacttaagtgatctgcccacctcagcgtcccagagtgctaggattacagg is drawn from Nycticebus coucang isolate mNycCou1 chromosome 6, mNycCou1.pri, whole genome shotgun sequence and contains these coding sequences:
- the LOC128588151 gene encoding ferritin light chain-like — encoded protein: MSSQIRQNYSTDVEAAVNRLVNLHLRASYTYLSLGYYFDHDDVALKGVGHFFRELAEEKREGSERLLKMQNQRGGRALFLDVQKPSQDEWGTTLDAMEAALALEKSLNQALLDLHALGSVRTDPHLCDFLDSHFLDEEVKLLKKMGDHLTNLHRLAGPQAGLGEYLFERLTLKHD